One Stegostoma tigrinum isolate sSteTig4 chromosome 22, sSteTig4.hap1, whole genome shotgun sequence DNA segment encodes these proteins:
- the LOC125463733 gene encoding protein phosphatase 1 regulatory subunit 27-like, with protein sequence MKYYSAASRYAVPASSLKPPARTVRFPNDIVFLDHIRQGDLEQIGRFIRARKVKLDTLYLTGMAALHEAVLSGNLECVKLLIKYGADIQQKDENGWTPLHMSCSDGHLEIAKYLLSQGARANVANDDGELPKDLIDPEDVKLRALFELRDG encoded by the exons ATGAAATACTATTCGGCAGCTTCCAGGTACGCGGTACCAGCGAGCAGCCTGAAACCGCCTGCCCGCACCGTCCGCTTCCCCAATGACATTGTCTTCCTGGACCATATCCGCCAGGGTGACCTAGAACAAATTGGGCGCTTCATCAGAGCCAGGAAGGTGAAACTGGACACCTTATACCTGACTG GAATGGCAGCGCTACACGAAGCGGTCCTGTCTGGAAATTTGGAATGTGTGAAACTGCTGATCAAATATGGGGCTGACATACAGCAGAAAGACGAGAATGGGTGGACTCCGCTGCacatgagctgcagtgatggGCACTTGGAAATTGCCAA GTACCTGTTGTCCCAGGGAGCAAGAGCGAATGTGGCGAATGATGATGGGGAGCTGCCCAAGGACCTTATTGACCCTGAAGATGTCAAACTGCGGGCACTGTTTGAGCTTAGGGATGGCTGA